The following DNA comes from Streptomyces pristinaespiralis.
GCCGCCTGGTGGGCGAGGGCGAGGTTGCTGCCGGCGACGATCAGCGCGGTGCCGTCGGCGAGTTGCTCCTCGGTCAGGTGCGCGTCGCGCACGGCGCGCAGCGCGACGCAGGCGGCGGTGCGGGCGGGCAGCGCGGCCCGGCCGGCGACCTTGCGCAGCCGGGCCGCGGTGACCTCGTCGCCGGCCAGGTGCCGGGCGGCCCAGGAGGCCAGGTCGAAGCCGTCCAGGGCGGCTGCGGGCAGGGCGCCGGTGTCCTCCTCCTCGCCGTGCAGGGTCACCGCGCTGCGGCCGGCGAGCAGGGCGGCGGTGAAGCCGTCCAGGTCGTCGGCGAGCGGGGTGAGGACCGCGGCGGCGGTGACGGCCACGGGGCCGGGCAGCGCTCTCACGCGTGGGTGCTCAGGTGCGAGCGGAAGACGGCGACGAGCGAGCGCAGGTCCTCGGCCCGGGTGAGGGCCGCGCCGGGCACGGTGATGCCGAGCTCGTCCTGGGCGGCGATCACCACGTCCATGCGGTCGATGGAGTTGGCGCCGAGGTCGCGCATGCTGTGGTCGAGGGTGATGTCGATGCCGGCCGTCTCCGGCAGTACGTCGACGATCTGGGCGCGGATGACGGCGAAGATCTCTTCCTCGGTCATGGTGTCGGGTCGTCCTCTCAGGTGTGCCGGGCTCTCAGGTGTGCCGGGGCTCTCAGGTGTGCTGGGGCTCTCAGGTGTGCTGGGGCAGCAGGGCAAGGGCCTGCTCGACGGTGAGCCGGTTGTCGCGTACGGCGGCCAGCAGCGCGTCGAGGTCGGCCGCGCTGACGCTGCCGGCCGGGACGGCGCCGGCGGGCTGCGGGGCGGTGCGGGAGGTGATGTGGGCGGCGAGGGCGGCCAGGCTCGGGTGGTCGTAGAGGACGCCGGCCTTCTCGTCGAGGCCGTAGGCGTTGTTGAGGAACGCGACGAACTCGACGCCGAGGATCGAGTCCAGGCCCAGGCTGTTGAACGTGGCGTCGGTGTCGATGTCCCACACGTCGCAGTACAGGGTCTGGGCCAGCTGCTCGCGCAGGGTCTCCAGGACGGCCGCCGTCCGCTCCCCCGCCGCCACCGGCGCCGCCGCGGCCGGGGCCGTCGCGGCCGGGGCTGCGGGGGCGGGGGTGGTGGCGTGGGGTGCCGGGGCGGGCGGGGGTGTGCCGCCCAGCGTCGCGGCGACATGGCGGGCGAACGCGGCGGGCGTCGGGTGGTCGTACAGCTCGGTGGCCTTGATGTCGATGGCGTACTTGGCGTTGACCAGGGCGATGAACTCGACGCTGAGGATCGAGTCGACGCCGAGCATCTGGAAGCTCTGCTCCGGATCGAGATCGGCGGGCTCCATGTAGAGCACCCCGGCGAGCACTTCGCCGACCTCTTCCGCGACCCGGTCCGCCACCGCCGGGTCGACCGCGCCGGCGACCGGGGCGACGGACGGGGCGGCAACGGGTGCGGCGGGCGCAGCGGCGGGGGTCGGGGTCGCCGGGACCGGGGCGGGAGCCGCCACGGACACCGGAGCCGGAGCCGGGGCCGGGGCCGGGGCCGGGGTGGGCGCCGTGCCCAGCGGCCGGAGGGAGATCTTGCGGTCACGGGTCATGGGTGGTGTCTCCTGTGGGTCGGGCCGGTCGGTCGCGGGCGGCGTCACGGCGCCCGGCGCCGCCGGCGCGGACGCCGGGGCCGGGCGGGGCACGAGGGCGGGCGCGGGCTCCACGCGGCGCGGCACCGGCGCGGGCGCGGGCGCGGCTTCCGGTGCGCGGCGCGGCGCCGGCGTGGGCGCGGGGTCAGCTGCCGGGCTCGGCGCCGGCGCGGCTGCGGGGGCCGGTGTGTGGGGGCGGCCGAAGTCGCGCAGGTGGGGGCGGGACAGGGCCGGTTCGGCCGTGGCGGTGCCCAGGCCCTTGTGGTGCAGGTGCTCGATCTGCAGGTCGTACCAGCAGCGGATGCGTTCGAAGGGGTAGTGCGGCAGCGGGATGCGGCGGGCGCCCGGCCCGGCGCCGCTGACCGTGGCGCGGTCGACGCGGCCCCCGTCGAGCCACAGCCGTACCGGGTCGTCCGCGGCGGCCTCGGTGCGCCGCCAGGGGCGGGGGCGGCCCGCCGCGAGGGCTTCGAGGGAGGCGAGCAGCGCGTCGAGGGAGTCGGCCGCCAGAGCGGCGCGGCGTTCCAGGGCGGGGCGTCCGACGGCGAAGGTGTGGGCGATGTCGGCGAGACGCGGCTCCTGGCCGCGGGCGCGGGCGGCGGTGAGGTGGCTGTGCAGGCGGCGGGCGGTGTCGGCCAGCGCCTGGTCGGTGCGGGCGGACAGGAACACCACGACCTGCTGCGGCCCGCCGGGCGTGCGGGGCGCGGACGGGGGCGGGGACTCGACGACGATGTGCGCGTTGGCGCCGCCGGCGCCGAAGGAGCTGATGCCCGCCCGCAGCGGACGGGCCGCCCCGTCGCGGGTGTGCCACGGTGCGGTGCTCTGCTGCACGGTGAACGGGATGCGGCCGAAGTCGATCTCGGGGTTGGCGGGGGTGGCGTGCAGGGAGGGCACCAGGGTGCGGTGCCGCATCTGCAGCAGGACCTTCGCCAGCGCCACCGCGCCGGCCGCCGACTCCAGGTGGCCGACGTTCGACTTCACGGACCCGATCGGCAGGTCTCCGGCGCCCTTGACGCCGTCGCGGGCGAACGCGGAGACCAGGCCGCGGATCTCGATGGGGTCGCCGAGCGCGGTGCCGGTGCCGTGCGCCTCGACGTAGTCGAGATCGCCGGCCGTCAGGCCCGCGTCGCGCAGAGCCTTGGTGACCAGGTCGGCCTGGGCGCGAGGGTTGGGCACGGTGTAGCCGTTGGTGCGGCCGCCGTGGTTGGCGGCGGTGCCGCGGATGACGGCGTGGATGTGGTCGCCGTCGCGCACCGCGTCGGCGAGCGGTTTGAGCACGAACGCGCCCACGCCCTCGCCGGGGACGTAGCCGTCGCCGCCCGCGCCGAAGCTGCGGCAGCGTCCGTCGCCGGCGGCGAACCTGCCCTGGCCGAGCATGAAGTACTTGTTGGGGTGGATCAGGACGTTCACGCCGCCGGCGAGGGCGACCTTCGAACTGCCGGCGCGCAGCGACTCCACCGCGAGGTGGATCGCGGTGAGCGCGGAGGAGCAGGCGGTGTCGACGGCCGTGCTGGGGCCCTGGAAGTCGAAGAAGTACGAGACGCGGTTGGCGATGGACCAGTAGGCGCTGTTGGCCAGGACCGGGTTGCCGCGCAGCCGCTCCTCCGCCTCGTGCAGCTGGTACTCGCCGTACATGGCGCCGACGAACACGCCGACGTCCTTGCGGTGCACGGGGTCGGCGGTGCTCACGAGGGTGTCGGGGGTGTATCCGGCGTCGTCCAGCGCGGCCCAGCAGGCCTCCAGGAAGAGCCGGGCCTGCGGGTCGACGGTGCCGGCCTCGCGGGGCGAGATGCTGAACAGCGGTGCGTCGAAGTTCTCCACGCCCTGAAGGAAGCCGCCCCACTTGGTGTAGGTGCGGTCCACGCGTGAGCGGTCGGGGTCGTAGAGGGCCTCGGCGTCCCAGCGTTCGCGCGGCACCTCGGTGATGCTGTCGCGTCCGGCGAGGAGGTTGGCCCACAGCTCGTCCAGGCCCTCGGCCTGCGGGAAGCGGCCGGCGACACCGATGATCGCGACGGCCCGCGGGTCGATGTCCCCGCTCCCGCCGGGCAGTTCGGCCCGCCCGGCGGCACCGGCCGGCAGGGCGGGCGCGGGCGTGGTGTCCAGCGGGGCGGTGGAGGAGGCGGGCGGTTCCTCGGCCTGCGGCGGGCCGGCGGAGACGGCGACCGCTGCGCCGGCCGCCCCGGTGCCGGGAGTGACGGCTTCGGGGGTGGCGCCGAGGGTGGTGCCGGGGGTGGTTTCGGTGGTGGTGCCGGTGAGTTCGGCGCACCGCTCGGGGAACTCCTCGAGGAGGTGCTCGGTGAGTTCGGCGACCGAACGGCACTCGAAGAGCAGCGTCTTGGAGAGCCGGCCGAAGTCCTTCTCCAGCAGTTCGACGACGCGGATGGCGAGCAGCGAGTCGATGCCGAGGTCGTCGAAGGGCCGGTCGGGGCTCACGTCGCCGACGGGGGTACGGGTGGCCTCGGCGACCGCGGCCCGCAGCCGGTCCTCCAACGCCCCCGCCGCGGCCGCGGGTGCGGGTGCGGCCGGTGCCGCAACCGCCGGGACCGGGGCGGGCGCGGGTGCGGGTGCGGCCGGTGCCGCAACCGCCGGGACCGGGGCGGGCGCGGCGGCCGGGGCCGGGTCGGGGCCGGTCAGGAGGGGGAAGGAGGCCCGCAGTTGGGGCAGGTCCCCGAAGAGGACGACGGGCGCGGGGTCCGCGGCCGGGGCGGCGAGGAGGGTCTCGAGGACGGCCAGGCCCACGTCGGCCGGCATCGGGCGCATGCCGAACGCGCCGAGGATCTGTTCGGCGTCGCCGCCGGTGCGCATGGAGCCGTCGGCCCAGTAGGGCCAGGCGACGGAGAGCGAACGCCCGTGGCGGGTGCCGGAGGTGACGCGGCGGGCGCGGCGGGCGACCAGTTCGTCGGCGGCGGCGTTGGCGAAGGCGTAGTCCGCCTGGCCGGGGCTGCCGAGGGCGCCGGAGACGGACGAGTAGACGACGAAGCAGTCCAGCGGCCAGTGGGCGGTGGCCTCGTCGAGCACGGCGGCCGAGGTGAGTTTGGCGGCGATCACCGTGTCGGCGTCGGCGCTGTCCTTGCGCAGGATGAAGGAGTCGCGCAGCGTGCCGGCGCAGTGCAGGACGCCGTGGACGGTGCCCTCGCCGTGCAGGCGGTCGGCGAAGGCGCGCACGGCCGCCGGGTCGGTGCTGTCGAGGCGGTGGTAGGTCACCGATCCGCCGGTGCGGGCGGCGTGCCGGGACAGGCGGGTGAGCTCGGCGGCGCGTTCGCCCTCGGCCGGGGAGCGGCCGGTCACCACGACGTGGGCGGCGTAGGTGCCGGCGAGGT
Coding sequences within:
- a CDS encoding acyl carrier protein, which gives rise to MTEEEIFAVIRAQIVDVLPETAGIDITLDHSMRDLGANSIDRMDVVIAAQDELGITVPGAALTRAEDLRSLVAVFRSHLSTHA
- a CDS encoding beta-ketoacyl synthase N-terminal-like domain-containing protein, translated to MTTPPSGPDLGQDPNAVAVVGMACRFGPATSVEQLWDLLEQQRSGIRRYSTDELIALGHDPRTVRHEAFVPAGAVLEDADAFDAEFFGYSAQHAEWLDPQQRLLLEVAWHALEDAGFAPDATGLRTGVYASVGQPVHPPVRITELDAAGMMRFSSTDKDFAAGRISYKLGLTGPSMSVQSACSSTLVGLHLAAEALLAEECDLAVVAGASLHFPQAGYLAAPGMILSPSGECRPFDDTADGTVFGNGGGALVLRRLADALRDGDPVRAVLRGSAVGNDGARKMDYHAPSPEGQEAVIREALAVAGVDPHSVGCLETHGTGTPMGDPIEFAALERVYGGDRPHPAVIGSVKSVLGHLNTAAGVAGVIKAVLALEHATVPRQVPFTAPNRALGGTGNLRIASQDATADGWPVPDGPRRAAVSSFGIGGTNAHAVLEQAPPTIRPEQPPHAGQAGQNGPAEHAGQDAGDGPVRWALLSAHTETALRTWAGALAGPAGRLPLADVVHTLRTGRSHRRVRCALSAATPGELAVKLRALADGGDLAADAAPKDLQPWLTGQGPLPDAGPQSHAARRVRLPGYPFARTRWPRPGDDGQTRTVRPDEPVAADHVVAGRPVLPAAAQLDLALRAARRSAPTATGLADIAFHRPVEVTAPVTLRTVTDGDTVRIVSDHTHTQARVVTDPAAPPAPLDVAALSAAHPDSAEPAELYRYFEDNGVRYGPAFQVLRELRHGPGGALARVAATTAAPADADGQILSPYVLDGALQTVIGCVLREDLGGQTFIPFAVDALNVHGPLPDEVWVQVRPRRLAGGGRQVRKYDVTVGAPDGTPALTLEGLALRPTRPTTPTAPTTPGSAGSAVSDGAVVPAGVPGAAVTRLPADVHLFTPAEVPFTAPDADAAAAGTGGWGGPLVVIGETPLEGADLRLPDPPDAQAAAAAGADLAGRLPEGGVPVVVWPLPADPGSGPGADALRVLALLRALLGPLARRGARIVVPHPAGGLDDTAAVTGSGLAALGRSLAGENPRFHLTALALGPGTTPAALTRAVRAAAAHPPTARRLSTGHEGALTEPVLRPWTVPAPAGPAFRHGGRYWINGMGALAALLAGHLAGTYAAHVVVTGRSPAEGERAAELTRLSRHAARTGGSVTYHRLDSTDPAAVRAFADRLHGEGTVHGVLHCAGTLRDSFILRKDSADADTVIAAKLTSAAVLDEATAHWPLDCFVVYSSVSGALGSPGQADYAFANAAADELVARRARRVTSGTRHGRSLSVAWPYWADGSMRTGGDAEQILGAFGMRPMPADVGLAVLETLLAAPAADPAPVVLFGDLPQLRASFPLLTGPDPAPAAAPAPVPAVAAPAAPAPAPAPVPAVAAPAAPAPAAAAGALEDRLRAAVAEATRTPVGDVSPDRPFDDLGIDSLLAIRVVELLEKDFGRLSKTLLFECRSVAELTEHLLEEFPERCAELTGTTTETTPGTTLGATPEAVTPGTGAAGAAVAVSAGPPQAEEPPASSTAPLDTTPAPALPAGAAGRAELPGGSGDIDPRAVAIIGVAGRFPQAEGLDELWANLLAGRDSITEVPRERWDAEALYDPDRSRVDRTYTKWGGFLQGVENFDAPLFSISPREAGTVDPQARLFLEACWAALDDAGYTPDTLVSTADPVHRKDVGVFVGAMYGEYQLHEAEERLRGNPVLANSAYWSIANRVSYFFDFQGPSTAVDTACSSALTAIHLAVESLRAGSSKVALAGGVNVLIHPNKYFMLGQGRFAAGDGRCRSFGAGGDGYVPGEGVGAFVLKPLADAVRDGDHIHAVIRGTAANHGGRTNGYTVPNPRAQADLVTKALRDAGLTAGDLDYVEAHGTGTALGDPIEIRGLVSAFARDGVKGAGDLPIGSVKSNVGHLESAAGAVALAKVLLQMRHRTLVPSLHATPANPEIDFGRIPFTVQQSTAPWHTRDGAARPLRAGISSFGAGGANAHIVVESPPPSAPRTPGGPQQVVVFLSARTDQALADTARRLHSHLTAARARGQEPRLADIAHTFAVGRPALERRAALAADSLDALLASLEALAAGRPRPWRRTEAAADDPVRLWLDGGRVDRATVSGAGPGARRIPLPHYPFERIRCWYDLQIEHLHHKGLGTATAEPALSRPHLRDFGRPHTPAPAAAPAPSPAADPAPTPAPRRAPEAAPAPAPVPRRVEPAPALVPRPAPASAPAAPGAVTPPATDRPDPQETPPMTRDRKISLRPLGTAPTPAPAPAPAPAPVSVAAPAPVPATPTPAAAPAAPVAAPSVAPVAGAVDPAVADRVAEEVGEVLAGVLYMEPADLDPEQSFQMLGVDSILSVEFIALVNAKYAIDIKATELYDHPTPAAFARHVAATLGGTPPPAPAPHATTPAPAAPAATAPAAAAPVAAGERTAAVLETLREQLAQTLYCDVWDIDTDATFNSLGLDSILGVEFVAFLNNAYGLDEKAGVLYDHPSLAALAAHITSRTAPQPAGAVPAGSVSAADLDALLAAVRDNRLTVEQALALLPQHT